The following coding sequences lie in one Prosthecobacter vanneervenii genomic window:
- a CDS encoding efflux RND transporter permease subunit, protein MTSRFIHRPILSVVMSVILTLLGLLSLTKLPVSQFPAIAPPEVNVTVEYTGANAETLTKAAMVKLERSINGVPGMKYMSTDVGNDGVGVVQIIFEVGTSPDVAAVNVQNRVAAIMGELPAEVVRNGVKIAKEENAMLMYLNLFSTKDDVDEKFLYNFADLNILAELKRIKGVGFADILGTKEYAMRVWLRPDKLLALGVSADEVMKALDEQNVEAAPGKVGESSDKGRPQLQYVVRYTGKFSTEEEYRNIPLRATSEGQILRIRDVADIEFGTTYFDVEAKLNGRPAAAIMLKQLPGSNASEVISAVKQRLEEIKESTFLPGMDYEISYDVSRFLDASLHEVLRTLLEAFVLVSLVTYVFLQDWRSTLVPVLAVPVSLVGTFVFMQMIGFSLNLVTLFALVLAIGIVVDDAIVVVEAVHAQMERGKGGARQATERAMHEISGALVAITLVMAAVFVPVAFMSGPSGILYRNFAITIATAITLSGFVALTLTPALCALLLKNPHHQPHSAAAPPKKRGPLAWFFHGFNSAYERLATSYAAMIHAIAGRRALTWLMLLGFCCATVWISRRQPTGFIPNEDQGTFYVSITTPAGATLERTKDVVDEIVRSTRDMPSILSISSLSGTNILSDGTGATYGTCLVNLVPWDKRSTTVETVMNEVRQKISHIKDARIEIFPPPAVPGYGNASGYELRLLDKTGSGDFKRMDGVLKKFMADLRQRPEIGSVFTIFDASYPQYLLRVDMDKAAQKGVTVGRAMGELQTLLGSEYASNFIRFGQMYRVMVQALPQYRARPEDILKLSIKASNDQMVPLSSFVTLEKVYGVDQITRYNMFPSAEINGEQAPGYSSGDALRAIQETVKQKLPKGYGIDWAGISRDEVNGGGEATFIFLICIVFVYLLLAAQYESLLLPLPVILSLPTGLVGAFLFLLLLGLENNIYAQVAMIMLIGLLGKNAILIVEFAALRHREGKTPLLAAVEAVRTRLRPILMTSMVFVAGLIPLLLATGVGAVGNRTIGAAATGGMIFGTVFGVILTPGLYVIVATFAEKFSRRREELPLSETL, encoded by the coding sequence ATGACCTCGAGGTTCATCCATCGACCTATTCTTTCTGTCGTCATGTCCGTCATCCTCACGCTGCTGGGGCTGCTGTCGCTGACGAAGCTGCCCGTCTCCCAGTTTCCGGCGATCGCCCCGCCGGAGGTGAACGTGACGGTGGAGTACACCGGGGCCAATGCCGAGACGCTGACCAAGGCGGCCATGGTCAAGCTGGAGCGCAGCATCAACGGCGTGCCGGGCATGAAATACATGTCCACCGACGTGGGCAATGACGGCGTGGGCGTGGTGCAGATCATCTTTGAAGTGGGGACCAGTCCGGATGTGGCGGCGGTGAATGTGCAGAACCGCGTGGCCGCCATCATGGGAGAGCTGCCCGCCGAGGTGGTGCGCAATGGCGTGAAGATCGCCAAGGAGGAAAACGCCATGCTGATGTACCTGAACCTCTTCAGCACCAAGGATGATGTGGACGAAAAGTTTCTCTACAACTTCGCCGATCTCAACATCCTCGCCGAGCTCAAGCGCATCAAAGGCGTGGGCTTTGCCGACATCCTCGGCACCAAGGAGTACGCCATGCGCGTGTGGCTGCGGCCGGACAAGCTGCTGGCCCTGGGCGTCTCCGCCGATGAGGTGATGAAAGCGCTGGACGAGCAGAATGTGGAGGCCGCCCCCGGCAAGGTGGGGGAAAGCTCCGACAAAGGCCGCCCGCAGCTCCAGTATGTGGTGCGCTACACCGGCAAATTCAGCACCGAGGAGGAGTACCGGAACATCCCGCTGCGTGCCACCTCCGAGGGGCAGATCCTGCGCATCCGCGACGTGGCGGACATCGAGTTTGGCACCACCTACTTTGACGTGGAGGCCAAGCTCAACGGCAGGCCCGCTGCCGCCATTATGCTCAAGCAGCTGCCAGGCTCAAACGCCAGCGAGGTCATCTCCGCCGTGAAGCAGCGGCTGGAAGAAATCAAGGAGTCCACCTTCCTGCCGGGCATGGATTACGAGATCAGCTATGACGTCTCGCGCTTTTTGGATGCCTCCCTTCACGAGGTGCTGCGGACGCTGCTGGAGGCTTTTGTGCTCGTCTCCCTCGTCACCTATGTCTTCCTCCAGGACTGGCGCAGCACGCTGGTGCCGGTGCTGGCGGTGCCGGTGTCTCTGGTGGGCACCTTTGTCTTCATGCAGATGATCGGCTTCTCGCTGAATCTCGTCACGCTCTTCGCGCTGGTGCTGGCCATCGGCATCGTGGTGGACGACGCCATCGTCGTCGTGGAGGCGGTGCATGCGCAGATGGAGCGGGGGAAGGGGGGAGCACGGCAGGCCACCGAGCGTGCGATGCATGAGATCAGCGGCGCGCTGGTGGCCATCACACTCGTCATGGCGGCGGTCTTTGTGCCCGTGGCCTTCATGTCAGGACCCAGCGGCATTTTGTACCGCAACTTTGCCATCACCATAGCCACGGCCATCACGCTCTCGGGCTTTGTGGCGCTCACGCTCACGCCGGCGCTGTGTGCGCTGCTGCTGAAAAACCCGCATCATCAGCCGCACTCTGCCGCCGCACCTCCTAAAAAGCGCGGCCCGCTGGCGTGGTTCTTCCATGGCTTCAACAGCGCCTACGAGCGCCTGGCCACCAGCTACGCGGCCATGATTCATGCCATCGCCGGGCGTCGTGCCCTCACCTGGCTGATGCTGCTCGGCTTTTGCTGCGCCACGGTCTGGATCAGCCGGAGGCAGCCCACCGGCTTCATTCCCAATGAGGACCAGGGCACCTTTTATGTCAGCATCACCACGCCCGCCGGCGCCACGCTGGAGCGCACCAAGGATGTGGTGGACGAGATCGTGCGCAGCACGCGGGACATGCCCTCCATCCTCTCCATCTCCAGCCTTTCGGGCACGAACATCCTCTCCGACGGCACCGGCGCCACCTATGGCACCTGCCTGGTGAACCTGGTCCCCTGGGACAAGCGCAGCACCACCGTGGAGACGGTGATGAACGAGGTGCGGCAGAAGATCTCCCACATCAAGGATGCGCGGATCGAGATCTTCCCGCCGCCCGCCGTGCCCGGCTACGGAAATGCCAGCGGCTACGAGCTGCGTCTGCTGGACAAGACCGGCAGCGGTGACTTCAAGCGCATGGATGGCGTGCTGAAAAAATTCATGGCCGACCTGCGGCAGCGGCCGGAGATCGGCAGCGTCTTCACCATCTTTGACGCCAGCTATCCGCAGTACCTGCTGCGTGTGGACATGGACAAAGCCGCGCAGAAGGGCGTGACCGTGGGCCGCGCCATGGGCGAGCTGCAGACCCTGCTCGGCAGTGAGTATGCCTCCAATTTCATTCGCTTCGGACAGATGTACCGCGTCATGGTGCAGGCGCTGCCGCAGTACCGCGCCCGCCCGGAGGACATCCTCAAGCTCAGCATCAAAGCCAGCAACGACCAGATGGTGCCGCTCTCCAGCTTCGTCACGCTGGAGAAGGTCTATGGCGTCGATCAGATCACACGCTACAACATGTTTCCCTCCGCTGAAATCAATGGCGAGCAGGCCCCCGGCTACAGCAGTGGAGACGCGCTGCGTGCCATTCAGGAAACGGTGAAGCAGAAGCTGCCCAAAGGCTATGGCATCGACTGGGCGGGCATCAGCCGGGATGAGGTGAACGGGGGCGGCGAGGCCACCTTCATCTTCCTCATCTGCATCGTCTTTGTCTATCTGCTGCTGGCGGCGCAGTATGAGAGCCTGCTGCTGCCGCTGCCGGTCATCCTCTCGCTGCCCACAGGGCTGGTGGGAGCCTTTCTTTTCCTGCTGTTGCTGGGGCTGGAAAACAACATTTACGCGCAGGTCGCCATGATCATGCTCATTGGCCTGCTCGGGAAAAACGCCATCCTCATTGTGGAGTTTGCGGCGCTGCGCCATCGCGAAGGCAAAACACCGCTGCTCGCCGCCGTGGAGGCTGTCCGCACACGCCTGCGCCCCATTCTAATGACGTCGATGGTCTTTGTAGCAGGCCTCATTCCTTTGCTGCTCGCCACCGGTGTCGGTGCCGTGGGAAATCGCACCATCGGCGCCGCGGCCACGGGCGGCATGATTTTCGGCACCGTCTTCGGCGTCATCCTCACGCCCGGCCTCTACGTCATCGTTGCCACGTTTGCGGAAAAGTTCAGCCGCAGGCGGGAAGAACTGCCGCTGAGCGAAACCCTCTGA
- a CDS encoding sensor histidine kinase, which yields MDSTHPTAPVRLHSKWLRAAFLLLPVVAVVDYYAGYELQFSIFYLVSVYLATWFGGWGLGVLVALISVVLSLAGDLASGAVYKNELVPWWNCAIAISFYIVMVSVLHRLRMFQRQLEVRVRERTTALREEIQERKKLEQAVLEVSEREQRRIGHDLHDSLCQHLTSAALAGQVLSEKLHQKSVAESADSEQLVGLIESGIDLARSLARGLAPVELDMLGLTATLRELARTTSMRARLNCTLEMPEEVLLEDSEAVVHLYRIAQEAVNNAVRHSGGDRITISLQNTSQGVQMRVTDNGAGLPPEAARKSGMGLHIMRHRADMIGALCEVTGLERGTCVSVLVPTRTTTSAGAASI from the coding sequence ATGGACTCCACCCATCCCACAGCGCCTGTCCGCCTGCACAGCAAATGGCTGCGTGCGGCATTCCTGCTGCTGCCGGTGGTCGCGGTGGTGGACTATTATGCGGGCTATGAGCTGCAGTTTTCCATCTTCTACCTCGTCTCAGTTTATCTGGCCACCTGGTTCGGCGGCTGGGGGCTCGGCGTGCTCGTGGCGCTGATCAGCGTGGTGCTCTCGCTGGCGGGAGACCTGGCCAGCGGTGCTGTGTACAAAAACGAGCTTGTGCCATGGTGGAACTGCGCCATCGCCATCAGCTTCTATATTGTCATGGTTTCAGTGCTGCACCGGCTGCGCATGTTTCAGCGACAGCTTGAAGTGCGCGTGCGGGAGCGGACCACCGCCCTGCGCGAGGAGATCCAGGAGCGTAAAAAACTGGAACAGGCGGTGCTGGAGGTCAGCGAGCGCGAGCAGCGCCGCATCGGCCATGATCTGCACGACAGCCTCTGCCAGCACCTGACCAGCGCTGCGCTGGCCGGGCAGGTGCTGAGCGAAAAGCTGCACCAGAAATCCGTGGCGGAGTCTGCAGACAGCGAGCAGCTCGTGGGTCTGATCGAGTCCGGCATCGACCTGGCGCGCAGCCTCGCGCGCGGGCTTGCCCCGGTGGAACTGGACATGCTGGGGCTCACCGCCACGCTGCGTGAGCTGGCCCGCACCACCAGCATGCGCGCCCGTCTGAACTGCACGCTGGAAATGCCGGAGGAGGTGCTGCTGGAAGACTCCGAGGCCGTGGTGCATCTCTACCGCATCGCGCAGGAGGCGGTGAACAACGCCGTGCGCCACAGCGGTGGGGACCGCATCACCATCTCCCTGCAAAACACGTCCCAGGGGGTGCAGATGCGCGTGACTGATAATGGCGCCGGGCTGCCGCCTGAAGCTGCGCGGAAATCGGGCATGGGCCTGCACATCATGCGTCATCGTGCCGACATGATCGGGGCGCTGTGCGAAGTGACTGGACTTGAGCGCGGGACCTGCGTGAGTGTGCTCGTTCCCACGCGCACCACCACCTCCGCCGGCGCCGCCTCCATCTGA
- a CDS encoding efflux transporter outer membrane subunit gives MKLSSLICAVFSLLASGCTGVLLPTAITAPKAALTPEEARAQTTLWRKHFTDPHLSRLIDQAIAGNNDLKVAYQRVQMARAQLTASRGALAPSAGIASAVGLRKFGYYTMDDAGNRTTTIYKNQIIPNTLPDFSLGLQTAWEVDLWGKLRSQRNAALQRTLAGEAGRRLVLVSLISDIATHYYDLLALDTTLRILDDNLLLQQHAIETVQAQKAVGAANALAVQQFEARARNLRSLKIQAREEIIDLEAAIRLLLGNAAANIQRTQQSITSLRVPRLSQQVPASLLTQRPDVRQAEHELAATKADVKAARAAFLPSLNINGVIGFQAFRGDLLLNSHSAAYNVAGGLLTPLINRAAIKAQFRKASAEELEALAEYQQSIVNAYVEVHNRQAKIRLLDELNTVRSEQVGLLAESVATSNDLFATRRATYLEVLNAQQTTLEGRLELVDVNKRQFQLQISLYKALGGG, from the coding sequence ATGAAACTTTCCTCCCTCATCTGCGCCGTCTTTTCCCTGCTGGCCTCCGGCTGCACAGGCGTGCTGCTCCCCACCGCCATCACCGCGCCCAAAGCGGCCCTCACTCCCGAAGAAGCCCGCGCGCAGACCACGCTGTGGCGCAAACACTTTACGGACCCGCATCTCAGCCGCCTCATTGATCAGGCCATTGCCGGCAACAACGATCTCAAGGTGGCCTACCAGAGGGTGCAGATGGCGCGCGCGCAGCTCACCGCCAGCCGGGGTGCGCTGGCGCCCAGTGCCGGAATCGCCAGCGCCGTGGGACTGCGGAAATTTGGCTACTACACGATGGATGATGCCGGAAACCGGACCACGACCATCTACAAAAATCAGATCATTCCCAACACGCTGCCAGACTTCAGCCTGGGCCTGCAGACAGCCTGGGAGGTCGATCTGTGGGGCAAGCTGCGCAGCCAGCGCAACGCCGCCCTGCAGCGCACCCTGGCCGGCGAGGCGGGCCGCCGCCTGGTGCTCGTCAGCCTCATCAGCGACATCGCCACGCATTACTACGACCTCCTCGCGCTGGACACCACGCTGCGCATTCTCGATGACAACCTCCTGCTGCAGCAGCACGCCATCGAAACCGTGCAGGCGCAGAAAGCTGTCGGCGCCGCAAACGCGCTCGCCGTTCAGCAGTTTGAGGCCCGCGCCAGAAACCTGCGCAGTCTCAAGATCCAGGCGCGGGAGGAGATCATCGACCTCGAAGCGGCGATCCGCTTGCTGCTCGGGAATGCCGCTGCAAACATTCAGCGCACGCAGCAGTCCATCACCAGCCTGCGGGTGCCGCGCCTGTCCCAGCAGGTGCCTGCCAGCCTGCTGACCCAGCGCCCCGATGTGCGCCAGGCCGAGCATGAGCTCGCCGCCACCAAGGCGGACGTGAAAGCCGCACGCGCCGCCTTTCTGCCCAGCCTGAACATCAACGGTGTCATCGGATTCCAGGCCTTCCGTGGCGATCTGCTGCTCAATTCCCATTCCGCCGCTTACAACGTTGCAGGCGGACTTCTTACCCCGCTGATCAACCGCGCCGCCATCAAAGCCCAGTTTCGAAAAGCCAGCGCGGAAGAACTGGAAGCCCTGGCGGAGTATCAACAGTCCATCGTCAATGCCTATGTCGAAGTCCACAACCGCCAGGCCAAGATACGTCTTTTGGATGAGCTGAATACGGTCAGATCCGAGCAGGTCGGCCTGCTGGCCGAAAGCGTGGCCACCTCCAATGATCTCTTCGCCACCCGCCGTGCCACGTATTTGGAAGTGCTCAACGCCCAGCAAACCACGCTGGAGGGAAGACTGGAGCTGGTGGATGTGAACAAACGCCAGTTTCAGCTCCAGATCTCCCTCTACAAGGCCCTGGGTGGAGGGTGA
- a CDS encoding response regulator encodes MSERQSIFIVDDHPLVREWLGNLINQQTDMTICGEAEAAPEALSKIEALKPDVVVVDIMLAAGSGLELLKDIRRVSPESISLVLSMHDELTYADRALRAGARGYVSKRDTTKKIVNAIREVSAGRVFVSPEVQAQITERYLGNRTSSSDISTLSDRELEVFRMLGQGSDTRQIADSLSISIKTVQVYCTRVREKLGLAGHHELMREAFRWWEQQAGKAEA; translated from the coding sequence ATGAGCGAACGACAGAGCATTTTCATTGTCGATGACCACCCCCTCGTGAGGGAGTGGCTGGGCAATCTCATCAACCAGCAGACGGACATGACCATCTGCGGCGAAGCTGAGGCCGCGCCCGAGGCCCTGTCCAAGATCGAGGCACTGAAGCCGGATGTGGTGGTGGTGGACATCATGCTGGCCGCCGGCTCAGGATTGGAGCTGCTCAAGGACATCCGCCGCGTGTCACCGGAGAGCATCTCCCTGGTGCTGAGCATGCACGATGAGCTGACCTACGCTGACCGCGCGCTGCGTGCCGGTGCGCGTGGTTATGTGAGCAAGCGCGACACCACCAAGAAGATCGTCAATGCCATCCGCGAAGTGTCGGCGGGGCGTGTGTTTGTCAGCCCGGAGGTGCAGGCGCAGATCACCGAGCGCTATCTGGGAAACCGCACCAGCTCCTCGGACATCAGCACGCTGAGCGACCGCGAGCTGGAGGTCTTTCGCATGCTGGGGCAGGGCAGTGACACGCGGCAGATCGCCGACTCGCTGAGCATCAGCATCAAGACGGTGCAGGTGTACTGCACACGTGTGCGTGAAAAGCTGGGGCTGGCCGGGCACCATGAGCTGATGCGGGAGGCCTTCCGCTGGTGGGAGCAGCAGGCAGGAAAAGCGGAAGCCTGA
- a CDS encoding efflux RND transporter periplasmic adaptor subunit, which produces MQISPQCCVFQRAFFTIAGLVLAGSGLSSCTRSSAPVAEPAPPQAYSVTMPVVMDVPADRQYVASVQNTSHIELCARVEGFIEKVVVDEGQRVTKGQLIFSIGRQAFETELHRARAKLKSAQADFRMAEIEQANTAILLEKKIIAKVDMELAQAKTDAAAAAVEEAGADVADAERHLSLAEVRAPFDGIINRLPKKAGSLVNVGDVLTTLSSDGDVFVYFNVSEQEYLELIARTDYTAPGGLSLELADGNAYPHQGRIETVDAVIDKSMGTIAFRGRFPNPDHVLRQGASCKVTVRHLLKQVVVIPQKCTFELQHRLCVYRVGQDNKVQMEEVVPLFRLPNHFVIGRGLSAQDRVIFEGIQLVQEGQVIEPREQAWAASAPL; this is translated from the coding sequence ATGCAAATTTCCCCCCAGTGCTGCGTGTTTCAGCGCGCTTTTTTCACCATCGCAGGCCTCGTTTTGGCAGGCTCCGGCCTGTCATCCTGCACTCGGAGCTCAGCCCCGGTCGCAGAGCCTGCGCCGCCGCAGGCGTACAGCGTCACCATGCCTGTCGTCATGGATGTCCCGGCAGACCGGCAGTACGTGGCCTCCGTGCAAAACACCAGCCATATCGAGCTGTGCGCGCGGGTGGAGGGCTTCATCGAAAAGGTGGTGGTGGATGAAGGCCAGCGTGTGACCAAGGGGCAGCTCATTTTTTCGATCGGCAGGCAGGCCTTTGAGACGGAACTCCACCGTGCACGCGCCAAGCTCAAAAGCGCGCAGGCGGATTTTCGCATGGCTGAGATTGAGCAGGCAAACACAGCCATCCTGCTGGAGAAGAAGATCATCGCCAAGGTGGACATGGAACTGGCGCAGGCCAAGACAGATGCCGCAGCCGCCGCCGTGGAGGAGGCTGGTGCGGACGTGGCGGATGCCGAGCGGCACCTCAGCCTGGCGGAAGTGCGCGCACCCTTTGACGGCATCATCAACCGCCTGCCCAAAAAGGCTGGCAGTCTGGTCAATGTGGGGGACGTGCTTACCACCCTTTCGAGCGATGGCGATGTATTCGTCTATTTCAATGTCAGCGAGCAGGAGTATCTGGAGCTGATCGCCCGCACCGACTACACGGCGCCGGGCGGGCTGTCTCTGGAGCTGGCGGATGGAAACGCCTATCCGCACCAGGGGCGCATCGAGACGGTGGATGCCGTCATCGACAAAAGCATGGGCACCATCGCTTTCCGCGGGCGATTCCCCAATCCGGACCATGTGCTGCGGCAGGGGGCCAGCTGCAAGGTCACCGTGCGCCATCTGCTGAAGCAGGTGGTGGTGATCCCGCAGAAGTGCACCTTTGAGCTTCAGCACCGGCTGTGCGTTTACCGTGTGGGCCAGGACAACAAAGTGCAGATGGAGGAGGTGGTGCCGCTCTTCAGGCTGCCCAATCATTTTGTCATCGGCAGAGGGCTCAGCGCGCAGGATCGCGTCATCTTTGAAGGCATTCAGCTCGTGCAGGAAGGGCAGGTCATCGAACCACGGGAGCAGGCGTGGGCCGCATCCGCCCCGCTTTGA
- a CDS encoding ExbD/TolR family protein, with product MKLESHLPRQSPWLYIVPLMNTILLLLVFFLLNSNFVVQSGIHVDKPQSSSRLTGFDRAHIITIPAGLENALYFDGVRTSTAELRDKLKASREGERRAIIHAARQAPHGRVIEVGNIALELGYEVAYSTVPPKA from the coding sequence ATGAAGCTAGAGAGTCATCTACCCAGACAAAGCCCGTGGCTGTACATCGTGCCGCTGATGAACACGATCCTGCTGCTGCTGGTCTTTTTCCTTCTCAACAGCAACTTCGTGGTGCAGTCCGGCATCCATGTGGACAAGCCGCAGTCCAGCTCCAGGCTCACCGGGTTTGACCGCGCGCACATCATCACCATCCCCGCCGGGCTGGAAAATGCGCTCTACTTTGACGGGGTGCGCACCAGCACGGCGGAGCTGCGGGACAAGCTGAAGGCCAGCCGCGAAGGCGAGCGCCGCGCCATCATTCATGCCGCCAGACAGGCACCGCACGGCCGTGTGATCGAGGTCGGAAACATCGCCCTGGAGCTCGGCTATGAGGTGGCCTACTCCACCGTGCCGCCCAAGGCCTAA
- a CDS encoding N-acetylglucosamine-6-phosphate deacetylase — protein sequence MKPFDLQVNGYAGTDFNGDALTAESLHHACAALEEDGCDSILATFITDHIPTLERRISTLVALREKDELARRMISGIHIEGPFINPIKGYVGAHPPAAVKPANVDDAKRLLDACSGLARLVTLAPEHDEGSKTTAFLASQGVTVSAGHCDPSLDQLNAACDAGLSMFTHVGNGCPIQMHRHDNIIQRALSLHERLWLCFIPDGVHIPFFVLKNWLACAGLDRTIFVTDAISAARLGPGRYTLAGWDILIGEDLVARSPDGTHFVGSTVTVPRIKANAYEQLGMTERDLTRVLDVNPRKAIAA from the coding sequence ATGAAACCTTTCGATCTTCAGGTCAATGGCTACGCGGGCACCGACTTCAATGGCGACGCCCTCACCGCCGAGTCCCTCCACCACGCCTGCGCGGCGCTGGAGGAAGACGGCTGCGACTCCATCCTGGCCACCTTCATCACCGACCACATCCCCACTCTGGAGCGCCGCATCAGCACCCTGGTGGCGCTGCGGGAAAAGGACGAGCTGGCCCGCCGCATGATCTCCGGCATCCACATCGAGGGGCCGTTTATCAATCCCATCAAAGGCTACGTGGGCGCCCACCCTCCCGCCGCCGTAAAGCCCGCCAATGTGGACGATGCCAAGCGCCTGCTGGACGCCTGCAGCGGTCTGGCCCGGCTGGTGACCCTGGCCCCGGAGCACGATGAGGGCAGCAAGACCACCGCCTTCCTGGCCTCCCAGGGCGTCACCGTCTCCGCCGGTCACTGCGATCCCTCGCTGGACCAGCTCAATGCTGCCTGCGATGCCGGACTGAGCATGTTCACCCATGTGGGGAATGGCTGCCCCATTCAGATGCACCGGCACGACAACATCATCCAGCGCGCCCTCAGCCTGCACGAGCGCCTTTGGCTCTGCTTCATCCCGGACGGCGTGCACATCCCCTTCTTTGTGCTGAAAAACTGGCTGGCCTGCGCCGGTCTGGACCGCACCATCTTTGTCACCGATGCCATCTCCGCCGCCCGACTCGGCCCCGGCCGCTACACCCTCGCCGGATGGGACATACTCATCGGTGAAGATCTCGTGGCCCGCTCCCCCGACGGCACCCACTTCGTCGGCAGCACCGTCACCGTGCCGCGCATCAAAGCGAATGCGTATGAGCAGCTCGGCATGACTGAACGTGATCTGACGCGGGTGCTGGATGTGAATCCGCGGAAGGCGATAGCCGCATAG
- a CDS encoding MotA/TolQ/ExbB proton channel family protein, whose protein sequence is MIDLISKGGPLVWLLIGCLCFAGAIFIERLAYFHRASMNVGEFLAGLASLIRRKNFAEALQECVATRVPAGRVIHAALLRHHAPREQLKEIVQEAGQLEVPRLERFLGILNAIAHAAPLIGLLGTVIGLLDSFTNLSSANGLATQADVARGVYQSLITSALGLVVAIPSYLSFAFLSARARAVMHDLERAGIEIVNLIEDANSTDNIVEFRQAEVAPAMTKARGRGLKG, encoded by the coding sequence ATGATAGATCTGATCTCCAAAGGCGGACCGCTCGTATGGCTCCTAATTGGGTGCCTGTGCTTCGCTGGGGCGATCTTTATCGAGCGGCTGGCCTATTTCCACCGGGCAAGCATGAACGTGGGCGAGTTTCTGGCCGGGCTGGCCAGCCTGATCCGCCGCAAAAACTTTGCCGAGGCTCTGCAGGAATGCGTGGCCACACGGGTGCCCGCCGGCCGCGTCATCCACGCCGCACTGCTGCGCCATCACGCCCCTCGGGAGCAGCTCAAGGAGATCGTGCAGGAGGCCGGACAGCTGGAGGTGCCCCGTCTTGAGCGCTTTCTGGGCATTCTGAATGCCATTGCCCACGCCGCACCCCTCATCGGCCTGCTGGGCACAGTGATCGGCCTGCTGGACAGCTTTACCAATCTCTCCTCCGCCAACGGCCTGGCCACACAGGCAGACGTGGCGCGTGGTGTGTATCAAAGCCTCATCACCTCCGCGCTCGGTCTGGTGGTGGCCATTCCCTCCTACCTCTCCTTTGCCTTCCTGAGCGCACGTGCACGCGCGGTCATGCACGATCTGGAGCGTGCGGGCATCGAGATCGTGAATCTGATCGAGGACGCGAACAGCACCGATAACATCGTGGAGTTCCGTCAGGCGGAGGTGGCGCCTGCAATGACCAAAGCGCGGGGACGCGGGCTCAAGGGGTAA
- a CDS encoding GDSL-type esterase/lipase family protein, giving the protein MFLRLRFVILSCAMLVLSKAGNAADPLRVACVGDSITQGVGILHPEKDGYPARLQEILGTSWSVKNFGVGGRTMLRKADPFDHRPALGSSPDIVVIALGTNDSKTPIWSGHKGEFVADYVAMIKEFQALPSHPQVLACLPPPAFPGNWGITEETIVGEVIPAIKQAAQQAGISVIDLHTPLLESKPWFPDTVHPNEAGAQRIAEVVAAAIKAK; this is encoded by the coding sequence ATGTTTCTTCGCCTTCGCTTTGTCATTCTCTCTTGTGCCATGCTCGTGCTCAGCAAGGCAGGCAATGCAGCAGACCCCTTGCGCGTGGCGTGCGTAGGGGACAGCATCACGCAGGGGGTCGGCATTCTTCATCCGGAAAAGGATGGCTATCCGGCCAGGCTGCAGGAGATTCTGGGCACGAGCTGGAGTGTCAAAAACTTCGGCGTGGGCGGGCGCACCATGCTGAGAAAGGCGGACCCCTTCGACCACCGCCCGGCACTTGGCTCCAGCCCGGACATCGTCGTCATCGCCCTCGGCACCAATGACTCCAAGACTCCGATCTGGTCCGGACATAAAGGCGAGTTCGTGGCTGACTATGTGGCCATGATCAAAGAATTTCAGGCGCTGCCCAGCCACCCTCAGGTGCTGGCCTGCCTGCCACCACCCGCCTTCCCGGGAAATTGGGGCATCACCGAGGAGACCATCGTCGGTGAAGTGATCCCGGCCATCAAGCAAGCCGCCCAGCAGGCGGGCATAAGCGTGATCGACCTGCACACTCCGCTGCTGGAGAGCAAGCCCTGGTTTCCCGACACTGTGCACCCAAACGAAGCCGGAGCGCAGCGGATTGCTGAAGTCGTGGCTGCGGCCATCAAGGCGAAGTAA